The following coding sequences are from one Hydra vulgaris chromosome 04, alternate assembly HydraT2T_AEP window:
- the LOC136079416 gene encoding uncharacterized protein LOC136079416: MSGKYNGLQSKILKNNKLASWIPCATHSLNLVGKAAAECCTAAVEFFDFLEQLYGFFTASTKRYELLVNALSLENTKTRIHVPQRVNTTRWSYRSDATKALILGYKQFKSTLIQIPNDFEQTTNNIALRCKLVDKTNKLLQDATLDLNTAISTIKSLKNFIQAKRDNFDQYEKQGAEISETTDYLKHRKRQRNIRLNPIDFYETPEEQLSNQEIENEAIKLVKIYQDDIDEHLGNELIQFKEFYKHFKDKSSEFHNISQEHLMYKILINKEVKDCFPNVKIVLRIYLVIMITNSSSERSFSNLKRIKKKLRTSMDEGRLNQLAIMSSESDILRKPDFQNVIDKNVQIKL; encoded by the exons ATGAGTGGGAAATATAATGGTCTCCAatcaaaaattctgaaaaacaataaactaGCTTCCTGGATTCCATGTGCTACACATTCCCTAAATTTGGTAGGAAAAGCAGCAGCCGAGTGCTGTACTGCTGCTGTTgagttttttgactttttagagcagttatATGGATTTTTTACGGCATCAACAAAACGTTATGAACTACTGGTTAACGCTCTAAGTTTAGAAAATACCAAAACCCGTATCCATGTACCACAACGAGTTAATACTACACGCTGGTCATATAGATCTGATGCAACAAAAGCTCTTATACTAGgctataaacaatttaaaagtactcTAATTCAAATACCTAATGACTTTGAACAAACAACAAACAACATCGCGTTGCGATGCAAATT AGTAGATAAAACTAACAAATTACTGCAAGATGCGACATTAGACCTTAATACTGCAATATCTACCATTAAgtctttaaagaattttattcaAGCTAAACGTGATAACTTTGATCAATATGAAAAACAAGGAGCAGAAATTTCGGAAACAACAGATTATTTGAAACACCGTAAACGGCAAAGAAATATCCGTTTAAATCCAATAGATTTTTATGAAACACCCGAG GAACAACTAAGTAACcaagaaattgaaaatgaagcaattaaacttgttaaaatttaCCAGGATGATATCGATGAACACTTAGGAAACGAACTTattcaatttaaagaattttataaacattttaaagataaaagcaGTGAATTTCACAATATTAGTCAAGAacatttaatgtataaaatattaattaataaggAAGTAAAAGATTGTTTTCCTAATGTTAAAATAGTTCTTCGTATTTATCTTGTTATTATGATTACAAACAGCAGTAGTGAAAGATCATTCTCTAATTTAAAgcgcataaaaaaaaaattgcgtacTTCTATGGACGAAGGCAGGCTCAATCAACTGGCGATAATGAGCTCTGAGTCTGATATTTTAAGAAAACCTGATTTTCAAAACGTTATTGATAAGAatgtacaaataaaattatga
- the LOC136079417 gene encoding uncharacterized protein LOC136079417, translated as MSKTCSQFTHDGFCDWKHADNRLISHETSKDHLNSVINLAVRSRELGRINNELIKQSEDVKSYWRNIIKRLVSVITFVCERGLALRGKNEIVGSSKIGNYLGILELLAEYDNFLKQHIENHANRGSGHTNCLSSTICEELIEIMGNKVLNEIISRIKLSKYFSISLDLTPDEGHIDQLTLIFRYIEKDTPVERFLVFMPNQGHKGQDMYDGLINFLNKYDLNIKNCRGQ; from the coding sequence atGTCCAAAACATGCAGTCAATTTACTCATGATGGTTTCTGTGACTGGAAGCATGCAGATAATCGATTAATAAGTCATGAAACTTCCAAAGATCATTTAAATTCTGTGATAAATTTAGCTGTTCGTTCAAGAGAATTAGGCCGTATTAACAatgaacttataaaacaaagtgaaGATGTAAAGAGTTACTGGCGTAATATAATCAAGAGACTCGTAAGTGTTATAACATTTGTATGTGAACGAGGTTTAGCATTACGTGGTAAAAATGAAATTGTCGGTTCGTCTAAAATTGGTAACTATCTTGGAATTCTAGAGCTATTAGCTGAGTATGATAATTTTCTTAAACAGCATATTGAAAATCATGCAAATCGTGGAAGTGGGCACACTAACTGTTTATCTTCTACTATCTGTGAagaattaatagaaataatgggaaataaagttttgaatgaaataatTTCTCGtataaaattatctaaatatttttcaatttcattagATTTAACACCTGATGAAGGTCATATAGAtcaattaacattaatttttagatatattgaAAAAGATACACCAGTGGAAAGATTTTTGGTATTTATGCCAAACCAAGGCCATAAAGGTCAAGATATGTATGAtggtttaataaactttttaaataaatatgacttaaacataaaaaattgtagaGGCCAATAG